CGTGATGTAGCGGGACAGGCGCAAACCGGTACCGGGAAAACGATGGCGTTTCTGACGTCAACGTTCCATCATCTTCTTTCTCACCCTGCGCCAGAAGGCCGTCAGGTCAATCAACCACGTGCGTTGATCCTGGCTCCAACCCGTGAATTAGCCGTGCAGATTCATGCCGATGCTGAACCTCTGACGCAGGCAACCGGCCTTAAGCTTGGTCTGGCTTACGGCGGTGACGGCTACGACAAACAGCTAAAAGTGCTGGAAAGCGGCGTGGACATTTTGATCGGCACCACTGGCCGGTTAATTGATTACGCTAAACAGAATCACGTTAACCTGGGCGCTATCCAGGTCGTTGTGCTCGATGAAGCAGATCGCATGTTCGATCTCGGGTTCATTAAAGATATTCGCTGGCTGTTCCGTCGTATGCCTGCGGCAAACCAACGTTTGAATATGCTCTTCTCCGCGACACTCTCTTTCCGTGTGCGTGAACTGGCGTTCGAAAACATGAACAATGCCGAATACGTGGAAGTTGAGCCAGAGCAGAAAACCGGGCACCGCATTAAAGAAGAACTTTTCTACCCTTCTAACGAAGAGAAAATGCGTCTGTTGCAGACCCTGCTGGAAGAAGAGTGGCCAGATCGCGCCATTATCTTTGCCAACACCAAACACCGCTGTGAAGATATCTGGGGCCATCTGGCTGCCGATGGTCACCGTGTCGGTTTGTTGACCGGTGATGTCGCACAGAAAAAGCGCCTGCGTATTCTGGATGACTTCACCAAAGGCGATGTGGACATTCTGGTAGCAACCGACGTTGCCGCCCGCGGCCTGCATATCCCTGCGGTTACGCATGTCTTCAACTACGATTTGCCGGACGATCGTGAAGATTATGTTCACCGTATTGGCCGTACCGGACGTGCTGGCGCAAACGGGCACTCCATCAGCCTGGCCTGTGAAGAGTACGCGCTGAACCTGCCGGCCATTGAAGAGTATATTGGCCACAGCATTACCGTCAGCCGTTATAACAGTGATGCGCTGATGAGCGACTTACCGCCTGCGAAACGCCTGACCCGCAATCGTTCCGGCAACGGTCCACGTCGTGGCGGCAATAACAATCGCCGCAGCAGTGCACCACGTAACAACAACCGTAAACGTTCGGGTTAAAACAACCATGCTGAGCGCGTCATCACTCTATGCTGCTATCGATCTGGGATCGAACAGTTTTCATATGTTGGTGGTGCGCGAGGTGGCTGGCACTATCCAGACCGTGGCGCGTATCAAGCGCAAAGTGCGTCTGGCTGCCGGCCTGGACACCGACAGTCATCTCTCAGCTGAGGCGATGGAGCGTGGCTGGCAGTGCCTGCGGTTATTCTCAGAACAGTTACAGGATATTCCAGCCGATCAAATTCGCGTAGTCGCTACTGCCACTCTCCGGCTTGCGGCTAATGCGGGAACCTTTCTGCATACTGCTCAGCAAATCCTTGGTTGCCCGGTGAATGTCATCAGCGGCGAAGAGGAAGCACGTCTGATTTACCAGGGCGTCTCACATACCACCGGTGGCGCTGCAAAACGCCTGGTCGTCGATATTGGCGGCGGCAGCACAGAGTTGGTGACGGGAAGCGGTTCACAAACCACCTCGCTCTTCAGCCTGTCGATGGGATGTGTGACCTGGCTCGAACGCTATTTTGGCAATCGTCATCTGGGTAAAGAAAACTTCGGGCAGGCAGAACAGGCAGCACGTGAAATGATCCGTCCGGTTGCTGCACAGTTGCGGGAACAGGGTTGGCAGGTTTGTGTAGGTGCATCAGGCACCGTGCAGGCACTGCAGGAAATCATGATGGCTCAGGGGATGGATGAACGCATCACCCTCAGCAAACTGCAACAGCTGAAACAGCGCGCTATTCAGTGTGGCAAACTGGAAGAGCTGGAAATCGAAGGACTGACGCTGGAGCGGGCGCTGGTTTTCCCTAGCGGGCTCTCCATTTTGATCGCCATCTTCACCGAACTGAACATCAGCAGCATGACGCTGGCCGGTGGTGCACTGCGTGAAGGTCTGGTCTATGGCATGTTGCACCTTCCGGTAGATCGCGATATCCGCACCCGTACGCTGCACAACATTCAGCGGCGCTTTACCATTGATGCCGAACAGGCCGAGCGCGTTCGCAGCCTGGCGGAAACTTTCGCACGTCAGGTCAGCCACAGCTGGAAACTCGATGACCGATGTCGGGAACTGCTGGACAGTGCCTGCCTGGTGCATGAAATCGGACTTAGCGTCGATTTCAAACAGGCTCCGCTCCACGCTGCCTACCTGATTCGCCATCTCGACCTCCCCGGCTTTACCCCGGCACAGAAAAAACTCTTAGCGACTTTGTTGCAAAATCAGGTGAACAGCATCGATCTGGCGGTACTCAGCCAGCAGAATGCTATCCCACCAAGAATGGCAGAGCGACTTTGCCGTTTATTGCGTCTGGCCATTATTTTCTCCAGTCGTCGACGGGATGACACGCTGCCTGCGGTACGGTTACATGCGGATGAGGATTCGCTGCACGTGACTTTACCTTCTGGCTGGCTTGAGGCGCATCCGCTCCGCGCAGAGCTGCTGGAGCAGGAGTGCCACTGGCAGAGTTACGTTCACTGGCCGCTGACTGTCGGATAATCCACCAGCAGCCAAAACCTTTTACACCTTTATTTAGCTTTCGCCTTTTCCAGCATCGCCTTGAGATTGGCCACGCGGCTTTGTCCGGTTTGCATCCGCTGTTCAGCGCTGACGACCTTACGTTCGCTTTCCCACTTAAGATCGTCTTGCGGCAGTTCCAGCAGGAAACGACTTGGCTCCGGACGGATCACTTCACCGTACTGACGGCGTTCGCGGCACAGAGTAAAGGTCATCTCCTTCTGCGCACGGGTAATGCCCACATATGCCAGACGCCGCTCTTCCTCGACGTTATTCTCATCAATACTGCTCTGATGCGGCAGCAATCCCTCCTCCATTCCCACCAGATAGACATAGGGGAACTCCAGGCCTTTCGACGCATGTAGCGTCATTAACTGCACCTGATCGGTATCCTCATCACTTTCGCCCCGCTCCATCATATCGCGCAGGGTAAAGCGGGTAACAACCTGAGTCAGGGTCATGGGCTCATCAATGTCACTGCCTTCCAGCATTTCGGTCATCCACTGGAACAGCGTGTTGACGTTTTTCATCCGCATTTCGGCGGCCTTCGGGCTGGCAGAGGTTTCAAACAGCCAGCTTTCGTAATCGATGCCGCGAATCAAATCCCGTACGGCGGCAATGGGTTCACGCTCCGCGAGTTGTGCCACTTCCTGCAACCAATAGGTGAAGCGCTGTAGCGATTCCAGCCCACGCCCTGACAGCGTCTGTTCAAGCCCCATATCAAAGCTGGCAGTGAACAGGCTTTTGTTACGCTGCATCGCCCACTCACCCAGTTTTTGCAAGGTTGCCGACCCAATTTCACGT
This genomic window from Erwinia sp. E_sp_B01_1 contains:
- the rhlB gene encoding ATP-dependent RNA helicase RhlB; protein product: MSKTHLTEQKFSDFALHPQVIEALETKGFHNCTPIQALALPFTLSGRDVAGQAQTGTGKTMAFLTSTFHHLLSHPAPEGRQVNQPRALILAPTRELAVQIHADAEPLTQATGLKLGLAYGGDGYDKQLKVLESGVDILIGTTGRLIDYAKQNHVNLGAIQVVVLDEADRMFDLGFIKDIRWLFRRMPAANQRLNMLFSATLSFRVRELAFENMNNAEYVEVEPEQKTGHRIKEELFYPSNEEKMRLLQTLLEEEWPDRAIIFANTKHRCEDIWGHLAADGHRVGLLTGDVAQKKRLRILDDFTKGDVDILVATDVAARGLHIPAVTHVFNYDLPDDREDYVHRIGRTGRAGANGHSISLACEEYALNLPAIEEYIGHSITVSRYNSDALMSDLPPAKRLTRNRSGNGPRRGGNNNRRSSAPRNNNRKRSG
- the gppA gene encoding guanosine-5'-triphosphate,3'-diphosphate diphosphatase → MLSASSLYAAIDLGSNSFHMLVVREVAGTIQTVARIKRKVRLAAGLDTDSHLSAEAMERGWQCLRLFSEQLQDIPADQIRVVATATLRLAANAGTFLHTAQQILGCPVNVISGEEEARLIYQGVSHTTGGAAKRLVVDIGGGSTELVTGSGSQTTSLFSLSMGCVTWLERYFGNRHLGKENFGQAEQAAREMIRPVAAQLREQGWQVCVGASGTVQALQEIMMAQGMDERITLSKLQQLKQRAIQCGKLEELEIEGLTLERALVFPSGLSILIAIFTELNISSMTLAGGALREGLVYGMLHLPVDRDIRTRTLHNIQRRFTIDAEQAERVRSLAETFARQVSHSWKLDDRCRELLDSACLVHEIGLSVDFKQAPLHAAYLIRHLDLPGFTPAQKKLLATLLQNQVNSIDLAVLSQQNAIPPRMAERLCRLLRLAIIFSSRRRDDTLPAVRLHADEDSLHVTLPSGWLEAHPLRAELLEQECHWQSYVHWPLTVG